The Pleurodeles waltl isolate 20211129_DDA chromosome 7, aPleWal1.hap1.20221129, whole genome shotgun sequence genome includes a region encoding these proteins:
- the LOC138245741 gene encoding protocadherin alpha-10-like yields MGFAVGHWILPWISVFTVSLLCCRGRAEGPIRYSVLEESEAGTEVGNVARDLGVDVRDLDGRKFRLNYKTKVQYFTVSMKSGALLTKEILDREALCGSIAVCVVNLEISMNNPLEFHRIEVEIVDINDNSPVFPVSESRFTVSESTPLGIHFPLEGAFDPDVGTNALCTYNLSMNDFFALETDRSECMGKSVELVLKKALDREQKAEHHVTITAMDGGTPKRSGTTEIIVTVQDANDNPPVFDKSVYTVKVPEDTALGALLRVNATDLDEGANGQIIYSFSSRGMSSIKHLFAINAETGEIHVQGLLDYEESHFYEINVQAQDKGLLSLTARCKVLVEVVDVNDNAPEVEVNSFSSPVKEDAKPGMVIALLAVADKDSGLNGQTRCQIPNHLPFLIESKYQNFYSLTVKGPLDREAASEYNVTVLCTDRGSPQLSSLKTVVVSVSDVNDNPPSFSESSYVISVQENNVPGSHVLQVSALDPDAGDNARVRYSLLENSVDAMSVLSLFSIHPETGVISSLQPFDYEKTQVLRFRVEAKDYGSPSLSGVANVTVFIQDANDNPPIIFQTGYGGSGSADAVLVPRSAKSGHILAKIRAIDADSGHNAWMSYEFKDSTMGALFRIGRYTGEISLRHPLGESYLERHEVIILVKDNGTPPLSATATLTVSLLENNPELKSDHKLTDRNDIDRTNLNSYLIISISFISGIFIFCVIIFSALHYIKVRNDRERSEKPNCCLIGGGNWAYSQNQQYLTTRSMEGDHEAPNSNLSNQGWTHFIINGGVTGALMQRYSITDGNDTSTPSEEQLD; encoded by the exons ATGGGGTTTGCAGTCGGGCACTGGATTCTCCCCTGGATTTCTGTTTTCACGGTTTCGCTCCTTTGCTGCCGAGGACGGGCTGAGGGACCGATTCGCTACTCGGTGCTGGAGGAGTCGGAAGCCGGCACCGAGGTGGGGAATGTGGCGCGGGACCTGGGCGTGGACGTGAGGGATCTGGACGGACGAAAATTCCGTCTGAATTATAAAACCAAGGTGCAGTATTTCACGGTAAGTATGAAGAGCGGGGCTTTACTGACTAAAGAAATACTGGACAGGGAAGCCCTGTGCGGCAGCATCGCGGTCTGTGTGGTGAACCTGGAGATTTCAATGAACAATCCTTTGGAATTTCACCGCATCGAGGTAGAAATCGTGGATATTAATGACAATTCCCCTGTTTTCCCTGTGAGTGAAAGCAGATTTACAGTCTCTGAGTCAACACCGCTCGGAATACATTTTCCGCTAGAGGGAGCCTTTGATCCGGATGTTGGTACAAACGCTCTTTGCACTTATAATCTGAGCATGAATGATTTTTTCGCTCTGGAGACTGATAGAAGTGAGTGCATGGGGAAGTCGGTGGAGCTGGTTTTAAAAAAAGCGCTGGACAGGGAGCAGAAGGCTGAGCATCACGTGACCATTACAGCCATGGACGGGGGAACCCCGAAGAGGTCAGGTACGACAGAAATTATAGTTACTGTCCAGGATGCGAATGATAACCCGCCAGTATTTGATAAATCCGTGTACACGGTAAAGGTACCGGAGGATACAGCACTAGGCGCGCTGTTAAGAGTAAATGCCACCGATCTGGACGAAGGGGCAAATGGACAAATCATATACTCTTTCAGCAGTCGTGGTATGTCTAGCATAAAACACTTATTTGCTATTAATGCAGAGACGGGCGAAATACATGTCCAGGGACTGCTTGATTACGAAGAATCACATTTTTATGAGATTAATGTGCAAGCGCAAGATAAGGGTCTTTTGTCTCTCACTGCTCGTTGCAAGGTATTGGTGGAAGTTGTTGATGTCAACGACAATGCCCCGGAAGTAGAAGTTAACTCGTTTTCTAGCCCAGTGAAAGAGGACGCTAAGCCTGGGATGGTTATTGCTCTGTTAGCAGTAGCAGACAAAGATTCTGGACTGAATGGACAAACTAGATGCCAGATTCCCAATCATCTCCCATTCCTCATAGAATCTAAATACCAGAACTTCTACTCACTGACAGTGAAGGGCCCTCTGGACCGTGAGGCAGCTTCTGAGTACAATGTCACGGTCCTATGCACAGACAGGGGCTCTCCCCAGCTATCTTCTCTGAAGACTGTTGTGGTTTCTGTGTCTGATGTGAATGACAACCCTCCCTCCTTCTCAGAGTCGTCTTATGTGATCAGTGTTCAAGAAAATAATGTGCCCGGATCTCATGTTCTCCAGGTCTCGGCTCTAGATCCGGATGCAGGTGACAATGCTCGGGTTAGATACTCCTTGCTAGAAAACAGCGTGGATGCCATGTCTGTTCTCAGTCTGTTCTCAATTCACCCAGAGACTGGGGTCATTTCTTCTCTGCAGCCTTTTGATTATGAGAAGACGCAGGTTTTGCGTTTCCGGGTGGAAGCAAAGGATTATGGATCTCCTTCCTTGAGTGGCGTTGCCAATGTAACCGTATTCATTCAGGATGCAAATGACAACCCACCAATCATTTTCCAGACAGGATACGGAGGTTCTGGATCAGCAGACGCAGTACTGGTGCCACGGTCTGCGAAGAGTGGTCACATTTTAGCCAAAATAAGAGCAATTGATGCAGACTCTGGACACAATGCCTGGATGTCTTATGAGTTTAAAGACTCCACAATGGGTGCACTTTTCAGGATTGGCCGCTACACGGGGGAAATCAGCCTCAGACACCCTCTGGGAGAGAGTTATCTGGAAAGACATGAGGTTATCATCCTGGTGAAGGACAATGGGACCCCGCCCCTTTCAGCAACAGCAACCCTTACAGTGTCACTGTTAGAAAATAATCCTGAACTAAAATCGGACCACAAGCTCACAGATAGGAATGACATCGACCGCACCAACCTGAATTCCTATCTAATTATCTCTATATCTTTTATATCGGGTATATTTATCTTCTGCGTTATAATTTTCAGTGCCTTGCATTACATCAAAGTTCGAAATGACAGAGAAAGGTCAGAGAAACCAAACTGTTGCCTCATTGGAGGAGGCAATTGGGCATATTCTCAAAACCAACAGTACTTGACTACAAGGTCAATGGAAGGTGACCATGAAGCTCCAAACTCTAACCTGTCTAATCAGGGATGgacacattttataataaatggAGGGGTGACTGGAGCTCTGATGCAAAGATACAGTATTACTGATGGAAATGATACTTCCACACCCAGTGAG gaacagTTGGACTAA